One genomic window of Pseudomonas aeruginosa includes the following:
- a CDS encoding C4-dicarboxylate transporter DctA encodes METPAMFIKRCSRSIFLQVVIGLVIGVICGVGIPDLAVQMKPLGDGFIKLIKMLIALIVFCVVVNGISGAGDLKKVGRIGLKSVIYFEILTTIALVLGLVVAYSLGLGSGANIHLNELPAGDVALYTGRTQEIHGPVAFLMGLIPTSVFSAFAENDILQVLLFSVLFGSALNLVGEQASGVARLINEFSHIVFRIMGMIVRLAPLGVFGAVAFTTARYGVDSLSHLGALVLVFYATCLVFVMAVLGSVLRLSGVRMLPFLRYFREELLIVMGTASSDAVLPQVMRKLEHMGIRSSTVGLVIPTGYSFNLDGFSIYLTLAVVFIAHVTGTPLAMTDLVTILLVSLVTSKGAHGIPGSALVILAATLTAVPAIPVAGLVLVLSVDWFMGIGRALTNLIGNCVATVTIARWENDIDMPRAQAILDGRLEAPAKADGEPLKRSAVAGEGKLHG; translated from the coding sequence ATGGAGACTCCTGCGATGTTCATCAAGCGCTGTTCCCGCTCGATATTCCTGCAAGTCGTGATTGGCCTGGTGATAGGCGTGATCTGCGGGGTCGGCATTCCCGACCTGGCCGTGCAGATGAAGCCGCTGGGCGATGGCTTCATCAAGCTGATCAAGATGCTCATCGCACTGATCGTCTTCTGCGTGGTGGTCAACGGCATCTCCGGCGCCGGCGACCTGAAGAAGGTCGGCCGCATCGGCCTGAAGTCGGTGATCTACTTCGAAATCCTCACCACCATCGCCCTGGTCCTCGGCCTGGTGGTCGCCTACAGCCTGGGCCTGGGCAGCGGCGCCAACATCCATCTCAACGAACTGCCCGCCGGCGACGTCGCCCTGTATACCGGGCGCACCCAGGAAATCCATGGCCCCGTGGCATTCCTCATGGGCCTGATCCCGACCTCTGTGTTCAGCGCCTTCGCCGAGAACGACATCCTCCAGGTCCTGCTGTTCTCCGTGCTGTTCGGCAGCGCCCTGAACCTGGTCGGCGAGCAGGCCAGCGGCGTGGCCCGCCTGATCAACGAATTCAGCCACATCGTGTTCCGCATCATGGGCATGATCGTGCGCCTGGCACCGCTCGGCGTGTTCGGCGCGGTGGCCTTCACCACCGCCCGCTACGGCGTCGACTCGCTCAGCCACCTGGGCGCGCTGGTGCTGGTGTTCTACGCCACCTGCCTGGTCTTCGTCATGGCGGTGCTCGGTAGCGTCCTGCGTCTCTCCGGGGTGCGCATGCTGCCGTTCCTGCGCTACTTCCGCGAAGAGCTGCTGATCGTGATGGGCACCGCCTCCTCCGACGCGGTGCTGCCGCAGGTGATGCGCAAGCTCGAGCACATGGGCATCCGCAGCTCCACGGTAGGCCTGGTGATTCCCACCGGCTACTCGTTCAACCTCGACGGATTCTCGATCTACCTGACCCTGGCGGTGGTGTTCATCGCCCACGTCACCGGCACGCCGCTGGCGATGACCGACCTGGTCACCATCCTGCTGGTTTCGCTGGTCACCTCCAAGGGCGCCCACGGCATTCCCGGCTCGGCCCTGGTGATCCTCGCCGCCACCCTCACCGCGGTGCCGGCGATCCCGGTGGCCGGCCTGGTGCTGGTGCTTTCGGTGGACTGGTTCATGGGCATCGGCCGCGCGCTGACCAACCTGATCGGCAACTGCGTGGCCACCGTGACCATCGCCCGCTGGGAAAACGACATCGATATGCCGCGCGCGCAGGCCATACTCGACGGGCGCCTGGAGGCGCCGGCCAAGGCCGACGGCGAGCCGCTCAAGCGCAGCGCGGTGGCCGGGGAAGGCAAGCTGCATGGCTGA
- a CDS encoding FadR/GntR family transcriptional regulator: MFSSSKLVNAVAQRLLDTIEQGRWVAGQMLPGQRELAEQMEISRPSLREAIMVLETLGVVRSLPGKGVMVLERSEPLREVAAPGEATMEDVLQLRYALEPFIVGIVAQSAGAAEISELRLLLLDLREAVEDGDPQALVEAYTAFHRRLVKLTSNPIFLSVSEQIGSALERSDNLVRRQPEYAEEILQEHDAILRAIRQHDSERASQAMRQHILNEGARLNIDLRLPQV, encoded by the coding sequence ATGTTTTCTTCGTCCAAGCTGGTCAACGCGGTTGCCCAGCGCCTGCTCGACACCATCGAGCAGGGTCGCTGGGTCGCCGGCCAGATGTTGCCCGGCCAGCGCGAGCTGGCTGAGCAGATGGAAATCAGCCGGCCGAGCCTGCGCGAGGCGATCATGGTCCTGGAGACCCTGGGCGTGGTCCGTTCGCTGCCGGGCAAGGGCGTGATGGTCCTCGAACGCAGCGAACCGCTGCGCGAGGTCGCGGCGCCCGGCGAGGCGACCATGGAAGACGTCCTGCAACTGCGCTATGCGCTGGAGCCGTTCATCGTCGGCATCGTCGCGCAGAGCGCCGGGGCGGCGGAGATCAGCGAACTGCGGCTGTTGCTGCTGGACCTGCGCGAAGCGGTCGAGGATGGCGACCCGCAGGCTCTGGTTGAGGCCTACACGGCCTTCCACCGGCGCCTGGTGAAGCTCACCTCGAACCCGATCTTCCTCAGCGTTTCCGAACAGATCGGCAGCGCCCTGGAACGCAGCGACAACCTGGTGCGCCGCCAGCCGGAATACGCCGAGGAGATCCTCCAGGAACACGACGCCATCCTCCGTGCGATCCGCCAGCACGACAGCGAGCGGGCGAGCCAGGCGATGCGCCAGCACATCCTCAACGAAGGCGCGCGCCTGAACATCGACCTGCGCTTGCCGCAGGTCTGA
- a CDS encoding GntR family transcriptional regulator — MVGFEARTQQGAALRPTSHFVYESIYTAILEKRLAPAAKLSKETLGQIFRVSNGTIQRALTRLAEDGAVVMPPKEVASVARPDERQARQVLDARLLVESEVVRQLPAGLDPAALAELRALVDEEQACLAARDSAGLIRLAGRFHLRLAELTENPLLQGFVRGLVARASLDIALNKGAVYTAEACAAQRALLDALEDGDSAAAAALMDAYLRGLFARMRFLPPPTTDLREAFGMKAPRGEKRRRA, encoded by the coding sequence ATGGTCGGATTCGAAGCACGTACCCAGCAGGGCGCCGCGCTGCGCCCCACCAGCCATTTCGTCTACGAAAGCATCTACACGGCAATCCTGGAAAAGCGCCTGGCGCCGGCCGCCAAGCTGAGCAAGGAAACCCTCGGGCAGATCTTCCGGGTCAGCAACGGCACCATCCAGCGTGCCCTCACCCGTCTCGCCGAGGACGGCGCGGTGGTGATGCCGCCGAAGGAGGTCGCCAGCGTCGCCCGCCCGGACGAGCGCCAGGCGCGGCAGGTGCTGGACGCGCGCCTGCTGGTGGAAAGCGAAGTGGTGCGGCAACTGCCCGCGGGGCTGGATCCCGCCGCCCTTGCCGAGCTACGGGCGCTGGTCGACGAGGAGCAGGCTTGCCTCGCGGCCCGCGACAGCGCCGGGCTGATCCGTCTCGCCGGGCGCTTCCACCTGCGCCTGGCCGAACTGACCGAGAATCCCTTGCTGCAGGGTTTCGTCCGTGGCCTGGTGGCACGCGCCTCGCTGGACATCGCGCTGAACAAGGGGGCGGTCTATACCGCCGAGGCCTGCGCCGCGCAGCGCGCCCTGCTCGATGCCCTGGAGGACGGCGACAGCGCGGCGGCGGCTGCGCTGATGGACGCTTACCTGCGAGGCCTGTTCGCCCGCATGCGCTTCCTGCCTCCACCCACCACCGACCTGCGCGAGGCATTCGGCATGAAGGCCCCTCGCGGGGAAAAACGCCGGAGGGCCTGA